The Bacteroidota bacterium genome segment TGTGGTAATCACTCACAAATAGAAAAAGATGTTTTTCAAATATTACTCAAAGGCAAACAGCCACTAATATTGGTGCTTGCCAGAGCCATAAAAAAACGGTGGGAACCTGAGTACCTTAAAGCAATTGTAGAAGATCGTTTGCTCATAATCTCTCCATTCACCAATAACGAAAAAAGAATTACCCGCGATAAGGCTGAAATCAGAAACAAATTGATTGTTGAGGTTGCCGATAAAATCATTGTTGGCAGCATAACAAAAGGAGGGCAATTGGAGCAAATTTTCAAACAAACTAATAAGAGAATCGAAAATATTTAATTGAGTAGTTATGGATAGTAAACTAAATTTTTTAACAAAAGAACTAGTTGTTAGCGCTGCCAATATTATTGATAAAACTGGAATCCCAGGAAAAAGAAGTGGCAA includes the following:
- a CDS encoding DNA-binding protein; this encodes MEYIGNKDILKQNKIAFLCSQKCPAEVILRSYDWAKEQREQGNCIICGNHSQIEKDVFQILLKGKQPLILVLARAIKKRWEPEYLKAIVEDRLLIISPFTNNEKRITRDKAEIRNKLIVEVADKIIVGSITKGGQLEQIFKQTNKRIENI